The following are encoded together in the Marmota flaviventris isolate mMarFla1 chromosome 18, mMarFla1.hap1, whole genome shotgun sequence genome:
- the Znf584 gene encoding zinc finger protein 584, with protein sequence MGGRPGAAAASGTERREWPPGPGGKTRECSGAGERLWRAGNGRFPLGAPVPMAGPAQGPVMFEDVAVHFSWEEWGLLTATQRGLYRDVMLENFALVSSLGCLCRMKDEDAPPKQVKSCRVDLSEKPFVSERFVKDGPVTTGFLQHQGTPGKLCRSTRHRAVFPSSSSCGQQQRVDAAQKPFKCSSCGRSFLKAFALLDHLITHSEEKPFRYQTGRTAFEEKSTHINHGRIHTGETSHVCDECGKAFSYPSKLRKHQKVHTGIKPFKCSECGKTFNRKDALALHQRIHTGERPYECSKCGKAFSVLSTLIRHRKVHNGERPYECRECGKFFKYNSSFILHQRVHTGERPFECEQCGKTYVTRSGLYQHWKVHTGERPYECSLCGKTFTTRSYRNRHQQFHTEDRSHECPECGKAFKHSSTLLQHKKIHVGGRP encoded by the exons ATGGGGGGCCGGCCGGGGGCGGCCGCGGCGAGCGGGACCGAGCGCCGGGAGTGGCCGCCCGGCCCCGGCGGGAAGACTCGCGAGTGCTCGGGCGCGGGAGAGCGGCTCTGGAGGGCAGGTAACGGGAGGTTTCCACTTGGCGCACCGGTTCCCATGGCCGGCCCAGCGCAG GGCCCGGTGATGTTTGAGGATGTGGCCGTGCATTTCTCCTGGGAGGAGTGGGGTCTCCTTACTGCCACCCAGAGGGGCCTGTACCGTgatgtgatgctggagaacttTGCGCTCGTTAGCTCACTGG GTTGTCTGTGTAGAATGAAGGATGAGGATGCGCCTCCCAAGCAAGTGAAGAGTTGCAGAGTCGACCTGTCAGAGAAGCCTTTTGTGTCTGAGAGGTTTGTGAAGGATGGCCCAGTCACCACAGGCTTCCTCCAGCACCAGGGCACCCCTGGGAAGCTGTGCAGGAGCACTAGGCACAGAGCAGTCTTCCCATCCAGCTCCAGCTGTGGACAGCAGCAGAGAGTCGATGCTGCTCAGAAACCCTTCAAGTGCAGCAGCTGTGGGAGAAGCTTCCTGAAGGCCTTTGCTCTCCTCGACCACTTGATAACTCATTCTGAAGAGAAACCTTTCAGGTACCAAACAGGCAGAACTGCCTTTGAGGAGAAATCAACTCATATTAATCACggaagaattcacactggagaaacaTCCCATGTGTGTGAtgagtgtgggaaggccttcagtTACCCTTCTAAACTGAGGAAGCACCAGAAGGTTCACACAGGCATAAAACCTTTTAAATGCAGTGAATGTGGTAAAACCTTCAACCGCAAAGATGCACTTGCTCTGCACCAGAGgattcacactggagaaaggcCTTATGAGTGCAGCaaatgtgggaaggccttcagcGTTCTGTCCACCCTCATTCGACACCGGAAAGTTCACAATGGAGAAAGGCCCTATGAGTGCAGGGAATGTGGGAAGTTCTTCAAATATAACAGTAGCTTCATTCTTCACCAGAGAGTTCACACTGGAGAAAGGCCTTTTGAATGTGAGCAATGTGGGAAGACTTATGTGACCCGTTCTGGCCTGTATCAGCACTGGAAAGTTCACACTGGAGAGCGGCCCTATGAGTGCAGCCTGTGTGGGAAAACCTTTACCACCAGGTCCTACCGCAACCGACACCAGCAATTCCACACTGAAGACAGGTCTCATGAATGCCCagaatgtgggaaagctttcAAACACAGTTCTACCCTCCTTCAGCAT